One Nymphaea colorata isolate Beijing-Zhang1983 chromosome 12, ASM883128v2, whole genome shotgun sequence genomic window, CTTGGGCCCAATACTTGAAACTTGGGCCCGATGCCCAAAACCCAAGTTGGGGCCGAAGCCCGATTCtaatagaaaattattttttaaaatataaaatatgtctttttgaatataaaatatagattattattaataaaaaataatttaaaaattaatagaactgagagaaaaaaataaaatgattataaagcttgtttaatagaaaaaaagaattaccctttttcttttcatatcacAATTATTTAGGTACCAAACGGAACCACGTAAACTTGTgtgtacatttttctttctagcaACAAGGCCCCAAGTGTCTGCCATACTCACAGAATGCCTTTGCATTCCATCTCGCAGAAGGGGTAGTCGAAACCTGCCAGATTCTATCGACGCATCGACGAAGAAGTTTGACAAAGCCAGTGGAGCATTTCCGACTGTCATGAATTGACAATGTCGTGAATTGACAATGGTGGATGTAAGGGGGATGCATGGCTCGAGAAGATTGAATATTCTCGTTTCACATACACCACAAAGCGATGAGCATGGATGGAAACGATCGGTTTGGGGATCTTGCTTGATTTTGAAcctgttattttcttttgaaagccCTGAATCAAGATTTTCCAAGTTACGAAGGAACAAGAGTGCAGTTGGCACATAGACCTCTTCAACCCCATCAACTTTACTCCTTTTCGACGTCTTGTCTTTCTCTTCTCACAATTCatttaagtgaaaaaaaaaaaaatcttaattcGATTAAACTGGCTGATTTGGAGACCAACTTGATGTTTCAAACATCGTCTATCAAAGAGGAGACTACCTTCAGCGAGCTGTTCATGAATACCATACAACTTCTGTAGCTCTCTGTAAATTATTCTCAGTATTTGGAACGGTGAAGGGAACGCACGATGTCATTGTCTTGCTTGGATTTATAATCTTCACCGAACACGACGCCTGTGGAGTCGAACTCTCGCGGAAACTCCCATCTGTTCAGCAGGGGCACTCCGGCAAATGATCCGCCATTGActttagagagagggagagagagcccaGTGACCGTCGTCGACGTTCTGCCTATGTAGAGAGAGACTGAGAGGTCAGTCATGGACTCATGGTCGTTGTCATTGAGTTCTGGCAGTGACAGTGAGTAACAGAAACAGGGAGTGGTGGGGtgccttcttcctccctcctatTGACCTCTTCCTCCGTCGTTCGCTTTACGCTGCCACAAATAACACGGCaactctatctctccctctatctgCAATTACCACCATTCCCATCTATTTCTCTGTCATTGTCCATGGCCACCCTCACCACCTCTGCCATCTGCAATTACCACAATTCCCAACTATTTTTCTGTCATTGTCCATGGCTACCCTCACCACCGCTGCAATCTATCCACCTGCTCACTGTAgtataaaaatgaagaagaagaagagcagtGAGGCAAAGGGAAACGCACAGGgctcgagagagagagagagagatatatgaTGCCGGTCGTCAACTGCCCCAACTGCAGGAAGACGCTGCGGCTGCCGGCGGGGGCACAGTCCATCAGGTGCACCACCTGCAATGCCGTCTCTAGAATCTCGAACCCCACGTCgttccctccccctctcccttcttcctccttgccttCGCCTGGTCCCCGTTCCTCCTACGCCCCACCACCGCCCCCAACTGGAGGTTCCAGTCCGTTGGTGTACTCTCCGGCGCTGCCCTCGGCGCATGGTCCGAAGAGAGCCGTCATTTGTGGTATATCATACCGTGACTCCTGCTACGAGCTCGAGGGGTGCATCAAGGATGCCAAGTACATGAAATACCTCCTCGTCAACCGATTCAATTTCCCGGAGTCCTCCATCTTAATGCTCACCggttcctctctctccctctctccaatGGTTGATGATAATCGCTTTGTGTTCTCTTGAATATGTCCTCGGTTTTCCTATTTGATCGGATCCTAAGAATGTACCCAAAtagttcttcctctttctctttttcacaTTTGTAGCATTTGCTTCCAGCAaatggcttcttttttttttcaatttttagtatGACAGTCGAAGCATAAATCAGTTACTCTGTTAATTCTTCCCTTGTTTTTTGTCTCGGAAGCATTGTGTCTTTTGTGGTGAGCTCTTGTAtgttctcatatttttttttctgaaacctGTTCTGCAGATGAAGAAACTGATCCTTCTAAAATACCAACCATCCGTAACTTGCGGAGGGCAATGACTTGGCTTGTGCATGGCTGCCAACCAGGAGATTCCTTGGTATTTCACTTCTCTGGTCATGGTTCACAAATCCGTGATATTGATGGTGATGAGGTTGATGGATACGATGAAACACTGTGTCCTCTGGACTTTGAAACAGAAGGAATGCTTGTTGATGATGAACTCAATGCAACCCTTGTCAGACCGCTTCCTTGTGGCGCCAGGCTTCATGCAATTATCGATTGTTGTCACAGTGGCACGGCCTTGGACTTGCCTTTCGTTTGTAGGATGGATAGGTCAGTCCGAATGGTCTATAGatattttaccttttcttttcagtGAATCTGAGGCTATACCTCTCGAGAGACTTGTTCGAGTGTTTCATCTGATGAATTATCTATTAATTACATTCCATCAGGCAGCATTCCATGATCTTTGcaaaaaagaatcaaacttaTGGTTCAAAGCCAGTCCAAAGTTTTCTACTCCTGACAGCAATAACAGTTAAAaccatcaattttttgaaagaataATAGACTACACCATATCTGTTATTATGGTTTTGGTTATGGACATCTGGTAGATGCAGAAATATTGTGTTTTTGCATGTCTTAGATCTTGACTGAGTTTCCCAAGGTTGATTCTCTTATGAGGTGATACTTCTTATTTCTGGTATAAATTTTAATTGATTGCTTAAAGGACAGGAAAACAGAttaaatatgaagaaaataatCTGCACAGTTCTCACAGGGAAACATCAGCTATGCAAAGGAAGCAAGGATTTTCAATTCATTGTGGCCCTTCTCTGGATTTTACTTGTACAAATGTAACTGTAcattttctatttgatttatCATCATAGGAAGCAGCTTTTTGCCCATAAATTGCACCATTTGCTTGTTTTATTTGCATGTCATGTTTTTCTAGTGTGTTCAAACATGCTTGACTAGACCTTCGGTATTTGAATTTTTCCACGAAAAGCTTTGTGTTCCAGGTGTTAGCTGCAGCTTATGTCAAAAGCTTTTAGAGTTTTCTGCTGGATCAATGAATTATCAAGTGTCAACTGCCTTGCTTTCATGATTACAGGAATGGACGGTATGGATGGGAGGACCATAATCCCCCATCAGGTATCTGGAAAGGAACAAATGGTGGTGAGGTTATTTCAATTAGTGGTTGTGATGATCATCAGAACTCTGCAGATACTTCGGTAATTTCATGCTAGTCAGTTTGCTTCAATCCTCTTGTCGTTCTTGTTTCTTGTCCATTGTTTCTGGCTTCGGGGAACTCCTTGCTTTGGAACTCCACAAGTAATACATTGCCAATACCGTAGAATCActacataatatatatagaaCTTGGGGCAGACCATagaatcaatatatatatatatatatatatatatatatatatatatatatatattgctagaAACCAAACACTTAGGCCAGTGATAAAAACAAGACcctgttattttgattttttaaaatttcttttttgcaatctaacgttattgatatgatcttaaaaatgagttgatgcaaaacatgtactactttgatcatttgttagactttaatggttttttataataaaaaaaaatgagtggcCCCAATGACATTATAATAAAAAagtcaacatttttcattaaaactacttaaatcaagcatgttttatatcgaaatagtctttataaacatattaagatctttatattttatttaaaatagttttttaacaaaaaatcaatgagtctggtttttatccctgacctcagtgtctgattttttccaatttctcactctcatatatatatatatatatatatatatatatatactgtctTTGTTTAATTATCATCTTGTGCTGCTCATAGATAGCTAAGCTTTTCCATTCTGCATGTATAATTCAAAGTGTTGAATCATATTTCTTGATCTGTTCATGGTACATTGTGCTGCTTGCAGATTTTAGACTAACTTGCATTTGATGTACATTGTGCTGCTTGCAAATTTT contains:
- the LOC116265966 gene encoding metacaspase-1-like, producing MMPVVNCPNCRKTLRLPAGAQSIRCTTCNAVSRISNPTSFPPPLPSSSLPSPGPRSSYAPPPPPTGGSSPLVYSPALPSAHGPKRAVICGISYRDSCYELEGCIKDAKYMKYLLVNRFNFPESSILMLTDEETDPSKIPTIRNLRRAMTWLVHGCQPGDSLVFHFSGHGSQIRDIDGDEVDGYDETLCPLDFETEGMLVDDELNATLVRPLPCGARLHAIIDCCHSGTALDLPFVCRMDRNGRYGWEDHNPPSGIWKGTNGGEVISISGCDDHQNSADTSALAEVISAGAMTYSFIQAIERGAGATYGSLLNAMRNAIHNADTEIDGAPLTTLLIMLLTGGNEVRSLTQEPQLSSSEAFDVYSKPFYL